In Zingiber officinale cultivar Zhangliang chromosome 9B, Zo_v1.1, whole genome shotgun sequence, the genomic window TCAgtgtctttcaatatatgacttaaaaaatacacggGTTGTTGCTCTTGCCCATTCTTTTTAACTAATGTCGAGCCGACCGCATTATTGGTGGATGACAGATAGATCTAGAGTGGCTCTCCTGCGCTCGGCTTAGCTAATATAGGTAAGAAGTTGAGATAATCTTTGAACTCTTCAAACGTCCGATCGCAGTCCGCATCCCACTGAAATTTTATCGCCCGACGCAgcaccttgaagaatggtaggctcctgTCAGAcgatttggatatgaatctgaACAGAGCAGTAATACATCTGGTCAGCCATTGGGCTTCCTTCAAGTTGCGTGGCGGTGGCATATCTTGCAGAGCCTTAACCTTGCTCGGATTCATCTCGATCCCTCGCTCAATGACGATGTATCCCAGGAATTGGCCGCTTTTGGTGCCGAACAGGTACTTGTTTGGATTCATCTTTATTTCATATGCCCTCAGAGtttggcaggtctccttgatgtCTGTGCAAAGATCAATAGTTCTTGGAGATTTTACTAATATGTCGTCGATATATACCTCTATGTTGCGGCTGATCTGCCatcggaacaccttattcatgagcctctggtaggtggcgtCGACGGTCTTTAGTCCGAATATGACATTGTAGCATAATGTTCTGTCGGCCGTGATAAAGTTGACCTTTTCTGGAttttctcgggcgagcgacacttggtggtaacctTGATATGCGTCGAACATGCAGATTAGTTCACAGCCGgctgtagagtccaccatctggtctatccagGGCAGCAGATAGAAATCCTTCTGACACACTTTATTCAGGTCACGGAAGTCTATACAGATCCTCCATTTATTGTCCAGTTTGGGGACCAGTACGATGTTAGCAAGCCATCTCAAAAATTGTACCTCCTGTATGTGGCCAACCTCTAGCAATTTCTCTATCTCTGCTCGGATGACCAAGTTTTGTTCcgtgctgaagtcccttttcttttgttttattggccgagcgtccggttggACGTGTAACTCGTTCTGGGCCACCCTTGGCGAAATATCAGAAAACTCATGTGTTGACCAAGTGAACACATTGTGATTCTATCTGGGGCAGGCTACCAGCTCCATCTTTTTCTCCCCCTCTAGATCGACAGTGATGAAAGTAGTTGCTTCAGGATGGTTAGGGTGGATCataacttcttctttttcttcgtaGACCAGCGTGGGAGGTTTTTCAATGATGACGTTCACGTCCAAGTGAGGTGTCTTTTGAGAGGCTCGTGCTTTcgttttgaccatctcgacataacaACGCCGAGCAACCAACTGATCTCCTTTTACTTCTCCTACTTTACCATCTAccaggaatttgatcttctgacagtAGGTGGACACCACCACTCGGAACTCATTAAGTGTCGGTCGACCGAAAATAACGTTGTAGGCCAAGGGCGCATCTACCACTATGaaatttgtggtccttgtccGTTTCAGGGGTTTTTCTCCGAGTGAGATGACCAACTTTATCTGGCCGATCAGCAACACTTCGTTGCCCGTGAAGCCATAGAGCGGAGTTGACATTGGCAGCAATTCACTCCAGccaatttgtaattgatcgaatgCCTTCCTGTATATGATAttcaccgaactccctgtatcaataaaagtataATGGATCATATAATTAataattaccgctcggatgattaaTGCATCGTCGTGGGggacctccactccctccaaatccttaggcccaaagctgatttcgggtccttTAGCTTTCTCATTAATGTAGCCAACGGTGTGGATCTCGAGCCACCGCGCATACAACTTCCTTACTCGGTTAGAATCTCCGCCGGTCGGCTCACCGACGATCATTCCTATCTCCCCCCGAGTGGCGATACTTTGATTCCCTTCTTCCCTTGCGGACGGTCTGGTCAGTTTGAAGGAGGCTCGGGCAGGGATTCGGTCCCTTTGTGGTTGGTGGTGGCGCGACTCGGTCGTCCTTTACGAGTTTCTTCGTTCTGCAGATCGGCTTCGGTGATGCCGATCCAGATGTGGCGATCGTTGGGGGTATCCGCGCGAAACTAACCTGCTAGCTGCCAGGTCGCAGCAGTCCCTGGTGTTGTGCGTCGTCGACTGGTGGAAGGTGCAAAATATCGGTGACCACCTCTTGCTTCTTAGATGAGCGACCGCCACTTGTTGTATGGCTTGTAGCCGAGTCTCCTGGTGTGGAGTGGCTCCCGACAGAGGCCCTTTAGGTGGTTGATGACTGCTCGATTGACGCCGTTCGGATGCTCTTGTGGGCTTGGCGGTCGTCTCCTTCTTCATTGCCGCCTggacttcttccacattaatgtattcatTAGCCTTCTTTTGGAGATGACCAAAGTCCTTCGGCGGTCgctgaatgagcgatcggaagaactctccCTTAGTGAACTCTTGGCTGAAGGCGTTCACCAACACATCTGAGGAGACTGTTGGAATGACCATTGCCATCTGATTGAAGCGCTGGATATAAGCCCTCAGGGCCTCTGGGGGTCCTTGCTTCAGCGAGAACAAATTCACGCTCGTCTTCTAGTGGCGGCGACTGCTAGCAAAATGATATAGGAATGCTGCTCAGAAGTCCTTGAAACTGTGGATCGAGCTATTCGGTAATCGTTTGAATCATCGTTGTGCCGATCCAGATAAAGTGAtaaggaagactcgacatttcACCCCGTCCTTATACTGGTGAAGGGTGGTCGTGTTGTCGAACTTGGCCAAATGGTCGTCGAGATCGATTGCTccattgtactccccgatcgtcAACGGGGTATAATGATTCGGCAGAGGGTCATTTAGGATCCCTTCCGAAAATTTTTGATTGACCTGCTCAAGAGAATCATCTTCCTTCGGCGCTTTTCCCTTTCGTGCATCTCGCATGGGCGCCTCATCCGAAGAAGATTCCAGTCTCTATCAGCTCGGCTTCTTACTTTTGGGGGAGCCCATGATAGTGCTCGGTTGAAGGGGATTGGCGCAGTACGGGCATCCCCATAGGAGCTGATCGATCTCTTATTTGGCTCCCAAGCGGAAAGTTGATCCGCTTGATCAGAGCCGGTCCTAAACTCTGAAGGGTccggtgcaaaaaaaaaaaaaaaatgggccCTTTAAAttcagataaaaataataaaatcgatACTATATAATAATTCATCAACAGAACACATTAACTAAAATTCATAATAATGAAAACATTATATTCAATGTTGCTAATACTCagtattagaaaatgaaaaagaattattacaaTTAACTATGAAAAACTGATCTTCTTGCAGTTTTATTTGCAAAGTCATCGATCAATTTTTCATAATTCAGTTTTTCTAAAAACTCACTCTCAATCGAAATCATAGCTAATGCATTCAATCTTGTTTGGGTCATGGTTGATCTCAAACAACATTTCAACAACTTCAATTTAGAAAAGCTTCTTTCTGCAGATGCGACAGTCACCGGAATAGTTAATAATATCCTGTATGCAATGAATGAATTCGGGAAACAATTCATTCTTTGCAAAAAAATTAGTATTTCACTTGCTGTTTTTGTTTCCTTTGGTAGAATATGTTGTATGATTTTCAGTTCTTGATATAAGTCATCTCCATCCAAATCTGAAACATCTTGTCTTGTACCATTTTTTCTTTGTAGTTTCCTTTCAAGATTCTTACAACGAGCTTTCAAGTCCTCATCCATCAATGAACTCAACTTTTCAGCTGTGAAAAGAAATCCAAAAAGATCTTCATATTCCTCATATTGCTCAAACCTTTTCTTCAATGACCCAATTGTTTGATCTACTATGAACAAGAAATAATGAACTCTAAAAGCTTCCTCAGCAGATTCTTGAGGTAGAGGTAGTTTCGAAGACTCATATGTAACCTCATCAAAATGCCTTTTTCTATATATTTGTCTTTTTTCAAGAAAAACGGGATCAATCTCTATTGTTGAAGTAAGTTCTTTTGCTGTATTGATAGCTTGTCCAAATCCAGATTCTCTATACTCTTCAAAAGAAGCAATTAACCCCTTAATCTTGGTCATAGCAACGTCAATAAGCATGTTTTCAGATTGTAAGTTTTTGCTAACAATATTAACCTTACCCAATATCTCATACCAAATAATCATACCCACTAAAAGCTCAAAATTTCCAAGTTCAAATGTTGCTAAAGACTTAGCTTCACTTCTTATTTTAGAGTCAGTGTCTTTTTTTTCTTCTACAACTTGAAGTAAAGCTTCTCTGATTTGTTGAGCTTGAAGTACCACTGCTTTTACACTTTCAGTACGACTTTCCCATCGAGTGATTGACAATGGCTTGAGAGTTAAACCTTTTACCGTTACATGATCTATCAAAATCTTCCATCTCTTTGTAGAATGAGAAAATATTGTATAAATCCGTTGTATTACTTCAAAAAAGTCTTTCGCTTTTTCACAGGAATTTGCAATATCACAAAGTATTAAATTCAAACAATGATAACCACATGGAGTATACAATGCTCTGGGATTTATATCCAACAATTTTTTTTGTACGCCTTGGTGCCTCCCTTTCATATTTGCCCCATTATCATATCCCTGCcctctcacattatcaatatcaagaTCAAAACTCTTCAACACATTTTGCAGTTCTTCAAACAAGCCTTGTCCCGTTGTATCATCTACTTTTAAAAATCCCAAAAAGTATTCTTCTACTTTCATTGGGCTTGTAGAAACATCAACACATCTTATAACTAAAGTCATTTGCTCTTGGTTACTAACATCAGGAGTGCAATCAAGTATTATAGAAAAGAACTTAGCTTTTTTAATGatttcaagaatagaactctttaTTTGAGAAGCTAACATGCATATCAATTCATTCTGAATTTTGTGGCTAAGATAATGATGATGTATATTTCTTTCAATATGTTCCCTCATCACTGAGTCCCACTCAGCAATCATCTCAACAGCAACCATAAAATTTCCATTGTTATCATCATAAAGTTTCTCATTACTACCACGAAATGCTATATTTTGTTTAGCCAAAAATTTCACAAGTGAAATTAATCGATGTAATACCTTCCTCCAATGCTCTTTTGCCTTCTTGATTTGATCTTGAATAGCATGATCAATTGttgtacccttcattaacctgatACGCAACTCAGACCAACTAACATAATAATTGATATGCTCAATACTtgtctcatgttctttaagtctgCTACTAAGATGCCCCCAATCACAGTATCCCTCATTTGCTAGTTGACTTGGTTGAGGCCCCCTTTTGAACAActtgcaacaaaaataaaatgctTTATCAAGTGCTTGTGAGTAGACCAACCAATCTCTATGGTGCTTTTGACCATTTGGCAAAATCCGAGTATAGAAATCTGAAGAGAATCGTCTATTTGATTTATCTTTGGGACCTTTCCCTGTTAATACATCTCTTATAGGGCCCTTTTCCACTAATTGATCATTCCACTTGGGATCTAAATTCTCCCAATTTTTAGGATCAAAAATGTCAAGTGGAATTGATGAACTTGGTTCTTCATTCACTTCATTAATAACATCATTATCACTtttagaataattatttttaaagtctaAGTCATCACCACTTTCATTGTCTTCAATCTCATTCACATCTCCCTCTATATCATTTTCAATGGCTAAGCCTTCATGTAATTCATTATcattgttttcttgtttttcttcattAACCAAATCTTCAAGTGATGAATTTTTCGATTCTTTGACAATAGATCTGTCAATTGCCCCTCTTTGAGACTCAATAAATTCTTcaactctttttcttttttttccgcTTATCATGTCCTCATAGATACTTCCTAGTATCAGACATTCTaattttctacaaaaaaaaaaaaatcaaaagacattctaattttctacaaaaaaaaaatcaacatatgAGAAGTAACTTTGTAGATAACATATCAACATTTATCATGGACATGGAAGAAAACAACATGCTAATTGCTAATTAAAACATATGAGAAGAACAAATATGATTCATATGAAGATACAATAGTCCAAATAGAGGGGAAATTGGAAGAATTGAAAATCAAAAAATTTACCTTGATTATCTTGTGAAAATTCTTAAAGTTTAGCCTAACAAGAGATGCCTctaaaaaaattgtaaaactgCAATACTGCATCATCAATAAGAAGAAAGGAATTGCATAACTTTAACTTATAAGTATGCTGTAACAAAAGAAAATCAAATATTTGCATGATTATGCATGCTAATTGCATGTCATACTACAATGGAACATGTAAATAATTAGCTTTATTTAACAGGTAATATTAGTATGTGTCGAAATTAGAAAAAGGCGAACAgcaaaagcaaaagcaaaagcAGAAAAATATCCGTGCATGAGCTGACTTGATTTAATTGTTGACCTTGAGCCTTCGAAGTTCGGACTTCGGCGAACAACAAAACTGCAAAAGCAGAAATTAGACAAAGGCAAACAgcaaaagcaaaagcaaaagTAGAAAAATATCAGTGCATGTGCTGAGTGCTGACCTGATTTAATTGTTGACCATGTCTCTGTTGAGCCTTCGAAGTTCGGCGAACAACAAAAGTAGAAAAAGGCGGCACCTTTAGGTTTAGTTAGCGAAGATGGAGGAAGAAGTATcgttattttttttttggcacTTTTACAAAAAAGCCCATAgtagtttataatttataagtaggtcctaaaatataaaaaaaaaaattgggcccTCTAAGAAATGGGGCCCTGTGCGTCAGCCCCACATTGACCGCATCAGGGCCGGTTCTGCGCTtgatcttctctttctctttcagtATGTCGACCTGCTGTAGAGGCAACATGCTCATGCGTTGGCCGATCAGCTAATGCTTGTTGCTATTGCTCCAATATATTCGTCACTCGAGCTTGTATTAGTGCATTGAGATCCTCTTGCGTCAGCGTCATTGTTGTGAGTCGTtcaacgtcttccatcttcttattCGGATACAAGtcacgttcccacagacgactcCAAATTGATCCTGTACCCGAATGAAGGAAGCTGGAAAGCCGGCGATGGGTGACTACCGACGGGATGAAAATCTCAATCttgcaaaacaaaacaaaactagGGAAGAGGTCCCTGACGTTGattctctgacgctcaagttagaatcaGGAAGAAAAAATGAGTATTTGAGAAATAGATGAAtcctttttttttcctaataCCTGGCGTACtcttttatacttttctttgtaatCATTTATCTgtccttatttaatgatattaattgtcaaAGGAAGACTCCTTTGTCTTGACTTCTGTGTGTTAATGATAATTGGAGTGTTCTTCTTGATCTTAGCTTTTTCATATTTAGTGATGATTGACAAAGTGTACTCTTTTGTTTTCTCGTCTCTTCCTATGTAGTGTCATTCTTCAAGTGGCTCGCTTTCCTGTTGGACATGCTATCCGAGCGACTCATTTTTCTGCCTTCCGGAACAAACTGTGGGTTGGTCATTTGTCCGATCAGCCTATAATGTCTATTTGTCTGATCAGCCAAGTGATCCACTCGGTCAGGATCACCTGACCATTCCTTTATCGATCGGAATTGGCTAAAACTCTTTCCgcaaatgcagatattgaccactTTAACTTTAATCCATACCGTGTCAACTAACCTATAACAAATAGACTTTTATCATCGTATCACGTACTATTAGTTATTCTTGCACTAAATCTGACCTCTATATATTATTTATACAGAACGAAATTACTTCCTCCAGTGATGCAAATTCAAATGTAAAATTTCTTTTTTCATGCACCATCTCTATTTTACGATCAACTCCACAAGCTTATTTGCATGCAACCCGTTCGATTTCAACGAGGTCATTTGCATGCAAGCCGCTCGGCATCAAAAGCTTCCAAGCATGCCGATCGGTTCCAAAAACTTAAATCAAGATGATCGACTTCACTGGTCATATTCCTATTTAGGGGGATAAAATTCGATCCAATACACATGGACAACTCTCAATTAAAAAACTGATCGACAAATTCCATTTGGCCATTCGGCAATGGACACTTCCGAATCGTCAAATTCGATTAGTACATTCAAAAGCTCCGGTCTGGGGCTCCCTCTTACGCTCGCCAATGAATAATTAAaattctcttcattttttcaCATAAATGGTCCAGTCAGGTAGACTCTGGCCTCTTTTAactaaatttaaagaaaaaaaattgtgaTACAATAATTTATCACGGGCTCACATGTCTACCAGATAAGTCAAGTGAGACTCAACAAAAATCATGCCAATCCTAAATTCTGCCAACCAAAAATACATTTATTCTACTCCAACAATCTGACGGCCCCAGTCCAAAACCTAAAACTACAGTAGCCATGACCTATCTCCCCTAAAAGATAAGTAATGCGTCATAAATGTATTGGAATGAGAAAACTCAGAATTTAAGAGGATATTTCATCCTTAGCagtaaaattaatataaaattaatgggaagAAGTAATCAAATGAGATACTTCATATTTTATGTGTAATTAATATCTCATCATCAGAATCATCTACAGCAGAAGGTATCTCCATATATCACAAAAGCAAGTGGTGTTCATCTCCATTTCAAAGTTCTCCTATTATTTCAATTCATTTTATTGTTATTGCTTCCGACTTAAGAGTCGGAGTACAAACGTCAAgttattttccggtatttttaTTTGCCGATATTTCTAGAAgtcgtgattttttttttttgacaacgATGGTCAAAATCTTGAATCAGCTCATCAGCGAGTCATCCTAAGCATTTCGGAGCAGGaacggtttaaaaaaaaaatataaggtcGTTGAACTGAAAGTCCATAATATGTTTACACAATCAATTGATCAAGTTCCTCCTGTGATCTTCTCAACGTTTGCTTATAAGGATCAATCGATTGAATTTATAGAATGTTGTCGAAAATTTGTCCTTCATTTGGCTTATTTGTTTAGTCAAAGGGTTTAATCGGACCGAGTGTCTATTCTGTCCGATCGAATTATAATTTTGATCAACTGGACTACTCAACCTAGATAGTTAACCGTGATATCTTCGAgcgataaataaattttgattctGTTAGTGTTGACTCATTTTAAATTATTCATCCAGATTTAGAAATTCGTATTTGATCAGTCCAATGGTTTGATCAAGTAATCTGAAGGATTCGGCGTTAGACCAGctcaatctgataatctctcgatcGTGATGATCAACAATACTGATTTTAATGGTTGACCGTTCTTGGATTTTGACTATTATATCAGTCCATTTCCTTGATTTCGACCGGACACATGGGTCACTTCAATCGAAGCATCATCGGCTGACTTTCACGGGATAAGAATCCATGTGAGACACGCGTTTCCAAATGAAAATGTGGAACAAATCGCGCCACACAATCTTGTGATCATGAACTCGAACTGTATGTTCCTCTTTTTAAAAGCATCCATACCAATTTAGCACCAACACAATTATATGGAATTGAATTGCAGAGGGAGAGAGATCATGAAAAGATCTACACCAGAATCCTTCTTCACTTCTCTTCTCGTCTTTTTCTTTCTCACCACTCTTACAGGTGGAGTGCTCGGTAGATCTCAAAATAAAGGCTGCTCTTCCTCTTGCGGTATCCTTGACGATATCCACTACCCGTTCCGCCTACAAAGCGACCCAAAGTGGTGCGG contains:
- the LOC122025180 gene encoding zinc finger MYM-type protein 1-like; translation: MISGKKRKRVEEFIESQRGAIDRSIVKESKNSSLEDLVNEEKQENNDNELHEGLAIENDIEGDVNEIEDNESGDDLDFKNNYSKSDNDVINEVNEEPSSSIPLDIFDPKNWENLDPKWNDQLVEKGPIRDVLTGKGPKDKSNRRFSSDFYTRILPNGQKHHRDWLVYSQALDKAFYFCCKLFKRGPQPSQLANEGYCDWGHLSSRLKEHETSIEHINYYVSWSELRIRLMKGTTIDHAIQDQIKKAKEHWRKVLHRLISLVKFLAKQNIAFRGSNEKLYDDNNGNFMVAVEMIAEWDSVMREHIERNIHHHYLSHKIQNELICMLASQIKSSILEIIKKAKFFSIILDCTPDVSNQEQMTLVIRCVDVSTSPMKVEEYFLGFLKVDDTTGQGLFEELQNVLKSFDLDIDNVRGQGYDNGANMKGRHQGVQKKLLDINPRALYTPCGYHCLNLILCDIANSCEKAKDFFEVIQRIYTIFSHSTKRWKILIDHVTVKGLTLKPLSITRWESRTESVKAVVLQAQQIREALLQVVEEKKDTDSKIRSEAKSLATFELGNFELLVGMIIWYEILGKVNIVSKNLQSENMLIDVAMTKIKGLIASFEEYRESGFGQAINTAKELTSTIEIDPVFLEKRQIYRKRHFDEVTYESSKLPLPQESAEEAFRVHYFLFIVDQTIGSLKKRFEQYEEYEDLFGFLFTAEKLSSLMDEDLKARCKNLERKLQRKNGTRQDVSDLDGDDLYQELKIIQHILPKETKTASEILIFLQRMNCFPNSFIAYRILLTIPVTVASAERSFSKLKLLKCCLRSTMTQTRLNALAMISIESEFLEKLNYEKLIDDFANKTARRSVFHS